In Benincasa hispida cultivar B227 chromosome 8, ASM972705v1, whole genome shotgun sequence, the sequence CAGCACCGGTGGCGGTGGAAATGGCGGTTTCCCCATCATATTCTCCACGACATCATCATCTGGTGGCATTGGCGGTGGCGGTTCTATGATGAACGATCTATCAGCGCTATTGGGAGGCGGTTCTCTTCGATCGTCGTCCTTGCAAGACCCTGACGTTTTTAATCCCTTGCTTTTTCTCCAGAACTATCTTCAAAGCGCTAATGTTCAATTGGTAATCCAAAACGCTTCGGGAGAGGCGTTTCATCCCCCTTCCAATTTCAATCTTGGCGACTACTTCTTCGGCCCTGGTCTCGAGCAGTTGATTCAACAACTTGCTGAGAACGATCCGAACCGTTATGGAACCCCTCCCGCTTCTAAGTCGGCGATTGAGGCACTTCCAGATATCAAGATTTCGGAGGAATTGTTGGCTTCGGATTCTTCGCAGTGCGCTGTGTGCAAGGATACGTTTGAGCTCAACGAGGTGGCGAAACAGATGCCTTGCAAACACATTTATCATGCAGATTGTATAATTCCTTGGTTGGAATTGCATAATTCTTGTCCAGTATGTCGATATGAATTGCCCACAGATGATCCCGATTACGAGCAAAGGACTCGTGGGTCTTCAGCTCCTAATCGAAGTCAAAGCGAAAGTCAACCCTTTGGCGATTCTTCCACTGTTGGGGAAAATGTTGGCGGAAGCGATCCTAATTCCGACGAGAATTCACAAACTCAACAAATGGGAGAGCGGAGGGTTAGGAGGATAGCTTTTCCTTGGCCTCCCAGAGGTTTTGGTTCAGCCGCTGAGACTAGTAACAGCGGAGGTGGCAACAATAGTGGAAATAGCGACGAACCGAGCTCCAGAAATAGGGGAAGCCAGAGCTCTTCAGAACCAATGCAGGAAGATCTCGATTGATGATTACTGGTATTACATCTCAAATTATTTCCTTCCCTTTTGAAATGTTATCATATCTTGTTTGTACAAACGTTTGAACTTCACAAAAGTAATGTTACCAATCAATTTCTGTTCTGTGGATGGAATGGGAAATATATCAAACAAACCTAGTTATTCACATCTTTGGTGAGATAGATGGCTTGGCGTTAAGACTTCCTTTAGAAATCACCAGTTATTCCTTTACataagtttcattattttttctgTCCTGAAGCACTCCAGATGCTCATTCTCTTCTGTATTTAATTGTCTATACATGAAAGAAAGTAACTCTACTTGATGCAATTTCATCTGAACTATTCTCGCATCGAAACCAGTATTACTTCTTATTTTAGAACTGCCAtcaggcttttttttttttttttttttttttttttaattgtaaattattacttttcttGTGTTCATAAATACTAACAGGGGCACTTACATGTGGCTTGATTTAGCATATTGAGATGAAAAAATTCCATTGATATAATTCTTGTTGATttcagttttaattaatttgaacaatttagtGGTCCATGCTGTGCCAATAATTTTGAGGTCATGAGTTCCATCCTAGGTTATTACTTTTAAATGCATGAAGCGATGTCATAAATTCACTCAACTTTGCTGCGAGCCTGGGATCTTCTCCTTCAGCTGAAATTCAAAATAGAACCAGCCTTATAAAGGGTTCACAGGAGTTAGGTGCTATTTGATTCTCATGTGAAACATGTTTGATATACATATTATGCTTGTATTGTGGTATTAGGACTTAACTTTTACAAGAACCGATAATTAGAACGTAATATGGCATCTAACAGTAAAATACGCCATCATAAATGTTTAGAATTGCTTGGCATCTCATCGGTAAAACACGGCATCATAAATGTTCATTACCCATCTAGAAAAATGTTCCCTGGATTCTTTTGGAACAAAGTCTTAGTCCCATCTGCTATCCGGAGCTCTCTGATCATTTATTTGGGATGGATTAACATGATATGTGCAATCCTGTTACTCCTACTTGCTCTTGTCAAATTATTTCTTGTattcttttgtttgtttttcttttttctgacTCATTGTGCTTGCTTTCTTGAAATTGAAAAGATTGATACTGATTATTCTATAGTGCCCCTTTCtcaacttaattaaatatatcaagGGAGTGTTAGTTTGTCCTGTGTTTGATTTCTGTCTGTCTTTAAGATAAGATGTGTATGTTTAAGCGTCTTAAACATCTATCTCCATTATTGTCTGTAAGGATCCTTACTCTGTCTACATATTGCTGAATGCTCAATTTGGTGGTTCTGTGAATCAAGTATTTGCTGACCTAGCAGTTCCCTTTTTCTCCTAGCTCATTTGGTAACATGAGCGCACTAAATATTTCAGACCTTAGAGCACTCTTCTCTCCATTTCCCTCCCTTGAAATCTTCCTTTGTTCTTTTAGGATTTAAGGAGCCTTTCTTTTCCCAAATCACAAATTATTAGTGAACAAGGAAAAATACACTTTCTTTTTGTCCTTTGTCATCTATGTAGAGCTTGAAGATCTTAACTGTTGCTTGATTTTTCTGTCTTTAGGTAATTGAGTGGTACTACGAAATGAGAGTCATCCACAAATCATCACGTCCTTACCTTGGTAATATTTATATGTGATAGATTTGAAGAATGAAATCAGATACAATAAGAGCGGGACTTCAAATGAATTTAGAGTTGTATTAGATATGGACCTCTGGGTATTTGTATCTCAATCCTTTATTGAATATTTTGCAATAAACTCATTATGAATTTTTGCTATGGAGAGAGCTAACGTAAATCTTTTTTTGCTATTTATTGTGACCTTGGTTTAAATTTCTGTCGTTATCTTATGCATTCgacaaataatttataatattttatgaatCTGGAACTCATTTTCCTCCAGCTTACATGTTTCCCTCCCtgaatacttaaaaaaaaaaaaaaaaaaaaaaggttcatgCTTAGGTTGCCTGTATGTGAAGTAACTATGGAAAATAGCAACCAGACCTTTTTCCTTTAAACTCATTTAGGTAATCTGGAGTTCAAATACTCTATAAATCTGTTCAAAAGTACCTCCTAGATCCTGGAGCAGCTGATATACGTTCTAAAACTTTTTTAGGAATTGCCAATTTTAATAACCTGTTATATTTACGCACATTCATCAGGTGAGAAACTTTACCCAGTTTAATGCTATCCTCAGATTCTTGTTATGATTTATAGCCTAGCTGTTAATGGGCAATCTTACCTGTAGTGCTGCTAATAATGCGTCCCATGTTCGTTCATATTAAAAAACATGATTGCAACTTCTTTATCGCTGTACTGAAATCTGGTTGGAGTATGTGCTTTATTCGTATGACCTTACTTGAACAGGATCTGTTCTGTAGGTGGTACAATtgtgtccttgagttctaaAGTATTTGCTTTATTCTTTCAACCCTTTGTCAGTCAATGGACGTTTTCAATTGAATTTCTGAATAGAACGGTCCCCCCACCCCAGCTTCTCTATTCCTTGGTTTGATTTTGATATTGCTGGCATGAGGAACCTCAATGGTTCGAAGGCCCTTGGTTTCAGTCAAGAACTCGATAACCTCCTCGAGAAATTTTTGCATAAGCACTTTTGCACAAGTCAGAACTGCCAAATGTTAGAAGGTTAAATGGTAGTTTTGGTCTTGATGTTTGGACTTATTTAGATTGGGAGATTCTAGATAGGAAAATGTAAATGGTTTGTCTGATGATGCAGTGATTTCATAAATTCTGTACAACTAAATGTCTCCCTTTTATTCTTTGGCAGGTGTTGCAAGTGATTTGAATCTGGAAAACCATTACTGAATATAGAAAACATCCTTATATGTTAATTATTAGAGCTTTTCCATTTATGAAATTTGACTATAATAATCCATAGGTAAAGGTCCTTCTATTTCCATTTTAGAGTTCAGAATTCTTTGTAGATTAAGGAAGTTATGTGCATTACTTTGTTTGCAAAGGTCTGTAATACTTTTGCTTCTCTGGGAACCATTTCATATATTGGAATGTCGTCTGCTTCACATGTGACTTTTCTCACTTGCTTTTGTTGATTTAGTCACATTCAAAAGTGATTTCATACTGTTGATTTGTTTTATCAATCAACTCATCTCTCCCTCCCCACCTTTGGCAATGTTACTGCATAAATAGATTGCTCGGGTGATACTCGACGCTTATCGAGCTGAGGAACCTGATGTAGTTGCCAGATTCAGGGCTGGCTGGACCGGAAAATAGCGGTAAGAAAACGTATATTGATTCAGAAAACTTCATACCTATATTGAGTTGAGTTATGAGTTCACTTTGGATTTTTGCTCTGGCTGATGCATTCACATTTGGTATTGGCCACACACTTCTTTATTGTGCATAGATTTGTGCATTGCCCCTTGTCCTGTAGCAGTGACATCTCATGCAGCACGATATATTGTCAATTTCCCTTTGTTATCAACAACAAAAATGTGCTATACCACATCACTTTCACaactttttatttcttatttttaacaAGAAATTAAACTTACACCTGCATTTTCAAAACTGAATTTGCACATCTTAAGCGTTTTGCATAGCACAATATATTgtcaatttccttttaattatttCACTAGGGTCCATATAATAGCACTTGATTATCATCATAGTTAGAAATAGGACCACATGATGGAAGTTAATTATTGGAAGTAGCAATTATGttcctcaaaaaaaaaatctttgtaaAATGTTGAAGTGCAAGAAGGCTCAAATTCACAGAATTAAcggattttcaattttatatatatctgggatatatataaaatattaagccTGATTTCATTGTTATTTGTATACTCATTATTACTCATGTTCATGATCAAGAGATTAGAAGTTAGGAGTAATTCATCTACATATTCTTCAActgaaaagataaagataatAGTTGATTAGATCTATATTAGCTCATCAATTTAAGcataattcaaattttcaatttcttacaCACTGATGTTCGAAGCCACTAATGACATTTGACTTGTGAAGATTCTCTACTTTTTATGAGTTTCTGCAATTTCttcattaataattatataaagaCAAAATATCTCAGATATTAAATAGCCACAAAAAATAGGAACCGaagcttcttcttttttcttattttttttcttttttttatttccattaAGATAGGAGAGAATTTAGCGACAAGGGTGAGATTTCTCCCCGAGAAAACACCGTGTTTCCCTCACCGACAGGACAAAGCGACAACTCGACCGAATTTCGCCTTTTTgtgatatttcattttttattttttattccgaaaaataaaatttaaactttccAACCACATAAAAGGTATATATTAATTATCACTAAAACTATTTTCTTATTACTTAAAGAACTTAAAGCCATATTTTACTAATTTAGATCCTTATTAAAATTATGGTTGAaatcttatttttattcttaaatctttgaatcttttttcatttcggtctttaaattttaaaaaatgttcattttagttttagtccctaaattttcttttaaaaaatgtttaaaatttttattcctattattaaaattatgttaactcTTCAATAGAAATGTATGGGGTTTATATTTTTGGATAACTATGCTCTATATCTATTGAGTAAGAtgaaagtgaagtaaaatatcaacaACCAATACGTTAAAACATTGAAGGgataaaattttgaactaaaaatgtcttttaaattctttcaatttgccaccttattcaaaattgaaactctagatttttttagtatagCTAACTTATTTGGTAATCTAatcatctaaaaatataaattacctTGTCATTTGTTAACTCTTAATATAGCGGGGACCAAATAAGCACTTTTTAGAAGTTCAAGGGattaaaattaacaatttaaaaagtttagggactataataaaataatattcaaagttcagggactaaaatgaacatttttaaaggtataagaatcaaaatagaaccttgttcaaaattcCAACGTAgggattattttttagagttttTATCCCACTATgaagaatttgaaagaaattgtATTGAGAAGTAACTACATGgccttaaaaaatattttcgaatttaattttttattttcccccctttgaatttataaagaaagattaataaaataaatttatattggaagctttttcaagtttaattcaaattaataacgtcaaagagaatcaaagtagagaaagCTTTCTTCATTTGATCGATGGATTTGAAGGGGGCGGCGCGTGTTGCGATATGAATTTTGAAGAGGAAAGCAGTGTTATTATTACTTAGTACTTCAAATTTACAGCTTCGAATTGAAAATCCAATCATTCTCTCCCCACTTTGGTTTGCTTTTAATTGATATTCTTCATCGGAGCAAACAGAGTGGTAGGTGAAGATTTCTCTTTCTTTGGATCCTAAAGGTTAGATCCCCTCTCTGTTCTTCGTCGcattttgaagaagaaattcgAACAAGTTCGAGTAGATGTCCCCGTCGAACACTTCATCAACTGGAGTTAGTGGACATGGAGGAACGAATTACATAGAGCATCAAATTTCCAGAATGGATACTCTCGCCGGAATCGCCATTAAGTATGGAGTCGAGGTAACCTTTCCTTTCATCTAATTTTCATATGTTGTTCTGTcggtttgagttttttttttttccgtcgTCTTCTCTTTCGATTGTGTTTCTTTTTCCAAGTGTCGGCGATTCGGTTGTCTTGATTCGATTTTGTGAGGTCTGGAAAATCAGTGTCTTAAGTTTTTGTTGTTATCTCTGGATAGAAAGGGAATTGAAGTTTTTAATTTAGATTCAttttttggagtgatttcaccACGTCTATCAAACGCTATTCCAATTTTTGTATATATTGTGATAATGATGTTGAGTTAATTGAATCTATGTGTTCAATTTCGTATGGAAACTCAGAATGTTTAATGTTAGGGCGAAATATTTGTGTGTTTTTGTATATCCAATTCCGTAAGCCGTGCTTCTCTTCTGGATGTAATTTAACACAGTTCTGTTGCCCCAAATAGATTTCTTCAGCTCTGAACTTCTTCGGTTCGGAGGTGACTTTCGGTCGATTGGATTTGGCTGAGGGGCAAAGATGATGAAGCCAAACTATAGAAAGTTCgtatcatattttatttgctcACAGTCTCAACTAAAATGCCAAAGCGTCGAGATGAATAATTGATTCTTCCTTATTTTCCGTTCTATCACTGAAGTTGCCTTCATATGCTTTTAGTATATAAAATTTTTGCCTTCATATCCATAGGGTTGATCTTAGACTCGTTGATCTATTTGTGATTTAATAGGTGGTTTATCCCACCCCAATGCAATGCTCTTAATTTCATTCCCTATGATGCTCTAAAACATATAGGTGGCTGACATCAAGAGATTGAATGGCTTGGCAGCAGATCTTCAAATGTTTGCTTTGAAGAAACTGAGAATTCCTCTACCAGGCAGACATCCACCATCACCTAGCCTGTCCGATGCTTCTTCTGTCATTACAGGGTATTTCTTGTTGTCAATTTTTAGTAGAATTTATATCATTATGTGGACTGTGATTAAGCTTCCAGTTTGTTTATGTTTTCTGCCCATACCTCAACACTGAAGCGTGACTTAGTTCAGTTGGTTGATGTGCTATTAAAGTAAACTTAATATAGATACACTGAGGCTGTGGTTAGGGGAGGGAAATGGGAAACTTGAGAATCTTATTGTTACACATTTGTAAAAACCAAGGAACAGCTTATGTGCTTAGTTCATTTTAAGTTATAGTTATAGACATGTTTTGTAGGATTATGGCACTGTCCGAGTTGCCCTAACAACTAAGTTGCAATAAaggtttgaaatttgaatatgaagaCCAAGGTGGTTAGAAGTTATAACATATGCTGTAAAATATCTTTCAGGCCTAAAGAGATGTAAATATGCATTTGAAGTTCAgagttttactattttcttattttagtaATTGAAATTTGTGTAATAAATGTCTAACTCATTATGTAAtctcttttaaagaaaatatttgacaTTTGAGAATTGAGATCATTTTCAATTTCACGGTGATTTCAGCTCACTTACCTTACTTGATTTTGTTTGAAAAGTTTCTTGATAGATGGGTACTATTTGTCCGGAAGAAGTAATGTTAGTTGAACATAGGTTTTTAGAGAAGGTTTGTAGTAATGTTAGTTGAACATAGGAGAGACTAGAAATAGAATAGTTTGCGAAGCTTAGAATTGTTCAACTCTGTATAGATATTGTAGTTTTATTGATTAGATCCAGATTATCTTACTGGAGTTAATATAAATCATCATGCATAATTTGAGCATCTACCATTTTGATATTCATTGCACAAAATTAGAACATCCCTCCCTCCCTCCATGGACTGTGGATTCGACTGTTCAGGTTTATCTAATAGATTTTGCCAAATGTATTGCAGAAATGGATCTGTAAATGAAGAACCTCTACATTTAGGCCAACCTACTAGTATGCTAAACTCTTTGCAAACTTGGAGATTGAAATCACCTAGCCAGAAAGCCTCCCCTGCCATGAGCACATTGCAAAAATACTATGGTCTAAGTTCACAAACTCCCGAAAGCGCACCAGTAGACATGGAGATGTCAGTATACAGAACTGAGAATTCAAATAGCATTGGTGATGGGTTGTTTTCAAGAACCTCTGTGCTTTCTACACCACCTCCAAACATCTACCCGAAAACCAGGAAATATGCTGGTAGTTTCTGGACCGAGAATGACTCAATAACCGAACATCTATTACGTGCAGAACCTGGAGATGGAGAGAATGAGAAATCTGATGAGAAATTGGTTCGAAGGCGTCAAAAGGCTGAAGTCGACAATGGGGTTACCACCCCAGAGAGACCATTGAAGGGCGAAAATAGCAGTGGaagctatttttcttcttcGAATGGAAAGAGTTTAGCCATGAGGCTAAAATCAGTTAGCAGAACAATGATGTTATCAGATTCAGATCCAGTGAGGATAAATTCCATTCCAGTAGGATTAGGAGATGCTGTAATTACTGATGGCATTTCTGAAGTTCATAAATCATTAAGTACATCAAACCTGAGAGACCAAGATAGCAGTAATTCGGCATCTGTGT encodes:
- the LOC120082771 gene encoding uncharacterized protein LOC120082771 isoform X1, with translation MSPSNTSSTGVSGHGGTNYIEHQISRMDTLAGIAIKYGVEVADIKRLNGLAADLQMFALKKLRIPLPGRHPPSPSLSDASSVITGNGSVNEEPLHLGQPTSMLNSLQTWRLKSPSQKASPAMSTLQKYYGLSSQTPESAPVDMEMSVYRTENSNSIGDGLFSRTSVLSTPPPNIYPKTRKYAGSFWTENDSITEHLLRAEPGDGENEKSDEKLVRRRQKAEVDNGVTTPERPLKGENSSGSYFSSSNGKSLAMRLKSVSRTMMLSDSDPVRINSIPVGLGDAVITDGISEVHKSLSTSNLRDQDSSNSASVWSTTKWSLKPDLQALSSVAITKPLFDGLPNPITGRRNKAALD
- the LOC120082770 gene encoding E3 ubiquitin-protein ligase RING1-like — encoded protein: MSSSGGNSGDGAGGGAASHAPQLYFCYTCNRTVTITPSSSSDLLCPNCNDSFVEEMESPNPNPSPVPNPFLSFTSETFPPFSTGGGGNGGFPIIFSTTSSSGGIGGGGSMMNDLSALLGGGSLRSSSLQDPDVFNPLLFLQNYLQSANVQLVIQNASGEAFHPPSNFNLGDYFFGPGLEQLIQQLAENDPNRYGTPPASKSAIEALPDIKISEELLASDSSQCAVCKDTFELNEVAKQMPCKHIYHADCIIPWLELHNSCPVCRYELPTDDPDYEQRTRGSSAPNRSQSESQPFGDSSTVGENVGGSDPNSDENSQTQQMGERRVRRIAFPWPPRGFGSAAETSNSGGGNNSGNSDEPSSRNRGSQSSSEPMQEDLD
- the LOC120082771 gene encoding uncharacterized protein LOC120082771 isoform X2, producing MFALKKLRIPLPGRHPPSPSLSDASSVITGNGSVNEEPLHLGQPTSMLNSLQTWRLKSPSQKASPAMSTLQKYYGLSSQTPESAPVDMEMSVYRTENSNSIGDGLFSRTSVLSTPPPNIYPKTRKYAGSFWTENDSITEHLLRAEPGDGENEKSDEKLVRRRQKAEVDNGVTTPERPLKGENSSGSYFSSSNGKSLAMRLKSVSRTMMLSDSDPVRINSIPVGLGDAVITDGISEVHKSLSTSNLRDQDSSNSASVWSTTKWSLKPDLQALSSVAITKPLFDGLPNPITGRRNKAALD